From the Thamnophis elegans isolate rThaEle1 chromosome 11, rThaEle1.pri, whole genome shotgun sequence genome, one window contains:
- the ZBED1 gene encoding zinc finger BED domain-containing protein 1, translating into MENKTLETSPSDLKLVAHPRAKSKVWKYFGFDTNAEGCILQWKKIYCRICMAQIAYSGNTSNLSYHLEKNHPDEFCEFVKSNTEQMREAFATAFSKLKPESSQQVVQDNLIMKTSHNYENKKHQELTSAVISLICEGLHPPSIVDEPTFKSLLRTADPRYELPCRKYFCTKGIPEKYVAVREVVLKELTDIPWCGISTDIWSSHTQNRSYVTLSVHFLRTGSSGSLAINSRCLKTFEVPEENTAETITRVLYEIFIEWEINTKVFGATTDNGKDVVKACSLLDISVQMPCLGHTFNVGIQQAFQLPKLSSALSRCRKLVEYFQQSAVAMYMLSEKQQQQNSLHCMLVSDRVSWWGSTLAMLQRLKEQQFVIAAVLVEDSNNHHLMLEANEWNTIEGLVDLLQPFKQVAEMISSSKYPRISMMKPLLHMLLNTTLSIKENDLKEISMAKEVIAKELSTTYQHNPEIDMFLNVATFLDPRYKKLPFLSTFEKQQVENRVLEEAKSILEKIKDNTSRPEEKMFVVSEEPPVKKAAIAFTPPPTSAINNMLAEIFCQTGSVEDQEEWHAQVIEELSNFKSQKVLGLSEDPLKWWSDRLALFPVLPKVLQKYWCIVATRIFPERLFSSSANVVSAKRNQLAPAHVDEQVFLYENTHSGSEAEPDEEDEGEWGLEQDHMINSSNTANGSSTVLNMRDNGLI; encoded by the coding sequence ATGGAGAATAAAACTTTGGAAACTTCCCCATCAGACCTAAAGTTAGTGGCCCACCCAAGAGCAAAGAGTAAAGTATGGAAGTACTTTGGCTTTGATACCAATGCAGAGGGATGTATATTACAATGGAAGAAAATCTACTGCCGCATTTGTATGGCACAGATTGCATATTCAGGAAATACATCCAATCTCTCTTACCATCTTGAAAAGAATCATCCAGATGAATTTTGTGAATTTGTGAAAAGCAACACTGAGCAAATGAGAGAGGCTTTTGCAACTGCATTTTCAAAACTGAAGCCTGAATCATCTCAGCAGGTTGTTCAGGACAACTTAATTATGAAAACAAGTCACAATTATGAGAATAAAAAGCATCAAGAGCTGACCTCAGCAGTGATTAGTTTAATTTGTGAAGGGTTACATCCTCCATCTATTGTCGATGAACCCACATTTAAGAGTCTCTTAAGAACAGCTGATCCCAGGTATGAACTTCCTTGCAGAAAGTACTTCTGCACGAAAGGAATTCCTGAAAAATATGTTGCTGTTAGAGAGGTTGTGTTAAAAGAATTGACAGACATTCCATGGTGTGGTATATCAACTGATATATGGAGCAGTCATACTCAGAATAGATCCTATGTAACATTGTCTGTTCATTTTCTTAGAACTGGTTCCTCTGGCAGCTTGGCTATTAATTCTCGTTGCCTAAAAACATTTGAAGTACCAGAGGAAAACACTGCAGAGACAATTACAAGAGTCCTGTATGAGATATTCATTGAATGGGAAATTAATACCAAAGTTTTTGGGGCTACAACAGACAATGGGAAAGATGTAGTGAAAGCTTGCTCTCTTTTGGACATCTCAGTACAGATGCCATGCTTAGGTCACACTTTCAATGTGGGTATACAGCAAGCTTTTCAGCTTCCTAAATTGAGTAGTGCTCTATCTAGATGTCGAAAACTGGTGGAATATTTTCAGCAGTCTGCAGTAGCCATGTATATGTTGAGTGAGAAGCAGCAACAGCAGAATAGTTTGCATTGCATGCTTGTGAGTGATCGTGTTTCCTGGTGGGGCAGCACACTTGCCATGCTGCAACGTCTTAAAGAGCAACAGTTTGTTATTGCTGCAGTACTTGTGGAAGATAGCAATAATCACCACCTGATGCTGGAAGCTAATGAATGGAATACAATTGAAGGGCTGGTGGATTTGCTTCAGCCATTCAAGCAGGTAGCTGAGATGATATCTTCTTCCAAATACCCAAGAATAAGCATGATGAAACCTCTTCTTCACATGCTGTTAAATACAACATTAAGTATAAAAGAAAATGACTTAAAAGAAATAAGCATGGCAAAGGAGGTGATTGCCAAGGAACTATCAACAACATACCAGCATAACCCTGAGATAGACATGTTTCTCAATGTTGCAACTTTCTTAGATCCAAGATACAAGAAATTGCCCTTTCTTTCGACTTTTGAAAAACAACAGGTTGAGAACAGAGTGCTGGAGGAAGCAAAAAGTatcctggaaaaaataaaagacaatacTTCGAGGCCTGAAGAAAAAATGTTTGTAGTGTCAGAAGAGCCACCAGTGAAAAAAGCGGCAATTGCTTTCACGCCTCCTCCTACTAGTGCTATTAATAATATGCTCGCAGAAATCTTTTGCCAGACGGGGAGTGTTGAAGATCAAGAGGAGTGGCACGCTCAGGTAATTGAGGAACTGAGCAATTTCAAGTCACAGAAAGTCCTTGGGCTCAGTGAAGATCCCCTCAAGTGGTGGTCTGATAGACTTGCTTTGTTTCCTGTTTTGCCAAAGGTGCTTCAGAAATACTGGTGCATTGTAGCTACAAGGATCTTTCCAGAGCGTCTTTTTAGTTCTTCAGCCAATGTTGTTAGTGCTAAAAGAAATCAGCTAGCTCCAGCTCACGTGGATGAGCAGGTTTTTCTGTATGAGAACACTCATAGTGGATCTGAAGCTGAACCTGATGAAGAGGATGAAGGAGAGTGGGGATTGGAACAGGATCATATGATTAATTCAAGTAACACAGCAAATGGGAGCAGCACCGTTTTAAATATGCGGGATAATGGCCTCATATAG